Proteins from one Hevea brasiliensis isolate MT/VB/25A 57/8 unplaced genomic scaffold, ASM3005281v1 Scaf68, whole genome shotgun sequence genomic window:
- the LOC110652399 gene encoding LOW QUALITY PROTEIN: disease resistance protein RPV1 (The sequence of the model RefSeq protein was modified relative to this genomic sequence to represent the inferred CDS: deleted 1 base in 1 codon; substituted 1 base at 1 genomic stop codon) produces the protein MASSSSSSSSSSSSSSINPQWKKHDVFISFRGADIRDGFLSHLYEALHRKQIFTFKDENLDRGEEISPALLKTIENSLLSLVIFSENYAFSPWCLDELVKILECQETTGQIVLPVFYGVDPSDVQDLTGRFGNALAQHKEKFKDCLEKVESWSRALKGTANISGWDSRIIKPESKLIDEIVNDVRKKINHSFLSVYDNDGLFGIDSRVKEVESLLCLESEDVRMVGIWGMPGIGKTTIADKVFNKIANKFQSQCFIANVREELEKRTPVQLRHEILGKLLGGENLDVGTPCTLRHSTKRRLQNTKALIVLDDVYGYLHLKELVEGWNLCGPGSRIIVTSKDKQVLEIVGXEYIYKVEKLNDCESLQLFSLHAFKQTQPTNGYMRQLSERVISYTQGVPLALKVLGCSLYGKGVKEWESELKKLDTIPNKEIQGILRRSYDGLEDNEKSIFLDIACFFKGENKDRVKDILDCCGFFAESGIRSLLDKSLVTISKEKLGMHDLLQQMGKDIVCKENKNPRKRSRLWNAEDIYYILKTDKGAESVEAISLDLSKIRNIELCPSAFEKFYKLRLLKFYNPGSKEMKLHLPKGLNFLPNELRFLYWDQYPLKSLPSTFCPENLVELHMHSSQLEQLWNEDAPCLKNLKFVDLSNSKQLIRIPDMSQFPELEVIILRGCMSLVDFSWSSKYQSKITDLHFGKCSKIVSLPNSMCNPKFLKQLDFTDCVNLHGLPENLGDLESLEYLIATRSGIKRLPSSINQLKKLYFLICDGCEGLILPHFTGLASLFHLSFDVCGISEIPGNLGSLRSLAHLYLRGNNFRSIPTSIKQCSKLTTLVLSDCKRLQFLPELPSALQWLDAINCISLEFISRSFKQGYMNSWFLMDLSKCIKLDQSACSQLMECLLLKLQSIGQPEEQYLFNEHYQYPGKKADATLHDCLECLCIPGSELPEWMMYKNDSGSSLSFSLTTSDPHSHSPDFIKIAFGVLVAPKANHSRNFIETGISISCRCNFITDSGDSLEMHSFCRLIKRHHISLWYSNIHLHSRKFRIREASFQFSINYSFNRLHLSEAHKCKVYKCGVHLIFDHNLDDDDNGKRWSEMVFHDRTMSEGLFFTPIVEYEHDEQYPLQGLKEKQEFKCFDLNFSLSFLFTLVICLATASDQTKAQPTLMVFTLMLIHVCLKLLSFNSSLSLHGIYS, from the exons atggcttcttcttcttcttcttcctcttcttcttcctcttcttcttcaatCAATCCTCAATGGAAGAAGCATGATGTGTTTATAAGTTTTAGAGGTGCAGACATCCGTGATGGTTTTCTCAGTCATCTGTACGAAGCTTTGCATCGAAAACAAATCTTCACCTTCAAGGATGAAAACCTTGACAGAGGAGAAGAGATCTCACCAGCCCTCTTGAAAACAATTGAAAACTCACTGCTTTCCTTAGTCATTTTCTCAGAAAACTATGCCTTTTCTCCATGGTGTTTGGATGAGCTTGTGAAGATTCTTGAATGCCAGGAAACAACAGGACAAATAGTATTACCAGTTTTTTACGGAGTAGATCCCTCAGACGTTCAAGACTTGACAGGAAGATTTGGTAATGCCCTTGCTCAACataaagaaaaattcaaagaCTGTTTAGAAAAGGTGGAGAGTTGGAGCCGTGCTTTGAAGGGAACGGCCAACATTTCAGGGTGGGATTCAAGAATTATTAA GCCTGAATCTAAACTAATTGACGAAATTGTCAATGATGTTCGCAAGAAAATAAATCACTCGTTTCTAAGTGTTTACGATAATGATGGCCTTTTTGGAATCGATTCTCGTGTGAAGGAAGTTGAATCATTGTTATGTCTTGAATCTGAAGATGTGCGTATGGTAGGAATTTGGGGAATGCCTGGCATAGGTAAGACAACTATTGCAGACAAAGTATTTAATAAAATTGCGAACAAATTTCAGAGTCAATGCTTTATTGCAAATGTCCGAGAAGAGTTAGAAAAGCGCACTCCAGTTCAGTTACGACATGAAATCCTTGGCAAATTGTTAGGAGGAGAAAATCTTGATGTAGGCACACCATGTACATTGCGTCATTCAACTAAAAGAAGACTTCAAAATACAAAAGCTCTTATTGTTCTTGATGATGTGTATGGTTACTTACACCTAAAAGAGTTAGTAGAAGGGTGGAATTTGTGTGGTCCAGGAAGTAGAATCATTGTAACAAGCAAAGATAAGCAAGTGCTGGAAATTGTGGGCtgagaa tatatttataagGTTGAGAAATTAAATGATTGTGAATCTCTTCAACTCTTTAGCTTGCATGCCTTCAAACAAACTCAACCCACAAATGGATACATGAGGCAGCTATCAGAAAGAGTGATAAGTTATACTCAAGGAGTTCCATTAGCCCTCAAGGTTTTAGGTTGCAGCCTTTATGGTAAGGGTGTGAAAGAATGGGAAAGTGAGTTGAAAAAACTTGACACTATTCCCAATAAGGAAATTCAGGGCATTCTGAGAAGAAGTTATGATGGACTAGAAGATAATGAAAAGAGTATATTTCTGGATATTGCATGTTTTTTTAAAGGGGAAAATAAAGATCGAGTAAAAGATATATTAGATTGCTGCGGTTTTTTTGCAGAAAGTGGAATACGTAGTCTGCTTGATAAGTCTCTGGTAACTATTTCCAAAGAGAAATTAGGGATGCATGACCTGCTACAACAAATGGGTAAGGATATTGTTtgcaaggaaaataaaaatcctaGAAAGCGTAGCAGGTTGTGGAATGCCGAGGATATATATTACATACTGAAAACAGACAAA GGGGCTGAAAGTGTTGAAGCCATATCACTGGATTTGTCCAAAATTAGAAACATAGAACTATGTCCTTCTGCCTTTGAGAAATTTTATAAGCTTAGATTGCTCAAATTTTACAATCCTGGCTCTAAGGAAATGAAGTTACATCTTCCTAAAGGCCTGAATTTTCTTCCAAATGAGCTGAGGTTTCTCTACTGGGATCAATACCCTTTGAAATCATTGCCATCGACATTTTGCCCTGAGAATCTTGTTGAATTGCACATGCATAGTAGCCAACTCGAACAACTTTGGAACGAAGATGCTCCG TGTCTTAAAAACTTGAAATTTGTGGACCTCAGCAACTCGAAACAATTGATCAGAATTCCAGACATGTCGCAATTCCCAGAACTTGAGGTTATAATTTTGAGAGGCTGTATGAGTTTGGTtgatttttcttggtcttctaaGTACCAAAGCAAGATTACAGATCTACATTTTGGAAAATGCTCAAAGATAGTAAGTCTTCCAAACAGTATGTGCAATCCGAAATTTCTAAAGCAGCTAGACTTCACAGATTGTGTGAATCTCCATGGATTGCCAGAGAACTTGGGGGACCTGGAATCTCTTGAATACCTGATAGCCACTAGAAGTGGTATAAAAAGACTACCATCTTCTATCAATCAGTTGAAGAAATTGTACTTCTTGATCTGTGATGGATGTGAAGGTTTGATATTGCCTCATTTCACCGGTTTGGCCAGtctttttcatctttcttttgACGTTTGTGGTATATCAGAAATTCCCGGTAATCTTGGTTCTTTAAGGTCATTGGCACATTTATATTTACGTGGAAATAATTTCAGAAGCATACCTACAAGCATCAAGCAATGTTCTAAGTTGACAACACTTGTTTTAAGTGATTGCAAGAGGCTTCAATTTTTGCCAGAGCTTCCATCAGCTCTACAATGGTTAGATGCAATAAACTGCATATCTCTGGAATTTATATCGAGATCATTCAAACAAGGATATATGAATTCCTGGTTTTTGATGGATCTTAGCAAATGCATTAAATTGGATCAGAGTGCATGCAGTCAATTGATGGAATGTCTACTGCTGAAACTTCAAAGCATTGGACAACCAGAGGAACAGTATCTGTTCAATGAGCATTATCAATATCCGGGCAAAAAG gcTGATGCAACGCTGCATGATTGCCTAGAATGTTTATGCATCCCGGGAAGTGAATTGCCAGAATGGATGATGTACAAAAATGATAGTGGATCTTCATTGTCATTCTCTCTCACAACATCTGATCCTCATTCCCATTCTCCTGACTTCATTAAGATTGCTTTTGGTGTTCTAGTTGCACCCAAAGCTAATCATTCTCGTAATTTCATCGAGACTGGTATTTCTATTTCATGCAGATGCAACTTCATAACTGACTCTGGAGATAGCCTCGAAATGCATTCTTTTTGCAGACTGATCAAAAGACATCACATTTCTCTTTGGTATTCCAACATTCATTTACATTCTAGGAAATTTCGTATCAGGGAGGCTTCATTTCAATTCTCGATCAATTACTCATTCAACAGATTACACTTGAGTGAAGCCCATAAGTGTAAAGTCTACAAGTGTGGAGTCCATCTtatatttgatcataacttggacGATGATGATAATGGAAAAAGATGGTCAGAGATGGTATTTCATGATAGGACCATGTCGGAGGGATTGTTCTTTACTCCTATTGTTGAGTATGAACATGACGAACAATATCCCCTTCAAGGATTGAAAGAGAAGCAAGAGTTTAAATGTTTCGATTTAAATTTCTCACTATCTTTTTTGTTCACATTAGTTATATGCCTGGCTACTGCTTCAGATCAAACCAAAGCCCAACCGACCCTGATGGTCTTTACTTTGATGCTCATACATGTGTGCTTGAAGTTGCTTTCCTTCAACTCTTCTCTATCTCTTCACGGAATTTACAGCTAA